One window from the genome of Clostridiales bacterium encodes:
- a CDS encoding ABC transporter ATP-binding protein has translation MLEIKNLCKRYGKFNALDNLSLSIDEGEIFGFVGPNGAGKTTAMKIVCGLLSPTSGKVYIDDSDIIEDVRKAKSKIGYMPDFFGVYDNLKVDEYLQFYASIYGIKKAESKKITNELLDLVGLSDKSQEYVDSLSRGMKQRLCFARCLVHNPRLLVLDEPASGMDPKSRIEMKDILRTLKDMGKTILVSSHILSDLAKLCTTIGIIDHGRIVAQGSVDEINARVHGRRTIRIKLKRKTDEALRLLREFITIDKVSIEREYIEAGFTGDDNELRAILERLITCKIPVITFTQTEGNLEDIFMKVIGGANTR, from the coding sequence ATGCTTGAGATAAAGAACCTCTGCAAGAGGTATGGGAAATTTAACGCTCTCGATAATTTGTCGCTCAGTATTGACGAGGGGGAGATATTCGGGTTCGTAGGCCCCAATGGTGCTGGAAAGACGACAGCTATGAAAATAGTATGCGGGCTTTTATCACCGACATCCGGAAAGGTATATATAGATGACTCGGATATAATAGAGGATGTAAGGAAGGCAAAATCGAAGATAGGGTATATGCCCGACTTTTTTGGAGTCTATGATAACTTGAAAGTGGACGAATATCTGCAATTTTATGCCTCTATTTATGGCATAAAAAAAGCTGAGAGTAAAAAAATAACAAATGAACTTTTAGACCTTGTCGGGCTATCCGATAAAAGCCAGGAGTATGTCGACAGTCTGTCAAGGGGCATGAAGCAGAGGCTGTGCTTTGCCCGCTGCCTTGTACATAACCCAAGGCTTCTGGTGCTCGACGAGCCGGCTTCTGGCATGGACCCTAAATCAAGGATTGAGATGAAGGATATATTAAGAACATTAAAAGATATGGGCAAAACCATACTTGTAAGCTCCCATATACTTTCTGATCTTGCAAAGCTCTGTACGACAATCGGAATAATAGATCATGGAAGGATAGTCGCGCAAGGAAGCGTAGATGAAATCAATGCAAGGGTACATGGAAGGAGAACCATAAGGATAAAGCTGAAGAGAAAAACCGATGAAGCCTTACGACTTTTAAGAGAGTTTATAACCATAGATAAGGTATCCATCGAAAGGGAATATATCGAGGCAGGCTTTACAGGAGATGATAATGAACTTCGTGCTATACTGGAGCGTCTGATAACATGTAAGATCCCCGTAATCACCTTTACGCAAACTGAAGGAAACTTAGAAGATATATTTATGAAGGTCATAGGAGGCGCAAATACACGATGA